One genomic region from Actinocatenispora thailandica encodes:
- a CDS encoding glycosyltransferase family 2 protein, translating into MSTAVSDVGVVVPCHHERQWPLLRRSIDSVLAQRPAAARVIVAVDHNEPLRTRIREAFPQVTTVANGYPGRGVSGNRNSGARLLDTPVIALLDGDASAESGWLAALTAPFADPSVCGVGGAITPVWTGRRPRWVPEEFLWAWGGAYAGLPTTAGPVRNVWSASMAVRTEAFRAVGGFRVDFGKVGDLSRPEDTDLCLRMSRVAGGIWWYAPDARVRHPVDADKALLRYFLGRCYQEGRGKIALARLNRGPASLSSERGYLLGTVPRAVLRGATAPLRGDSAALLPTAAMLAGVGAAGCGALVELTGGRRSGSTRRWRR; encoded by the coding sequence ATGTCCACCGCGGTCAGCGACGTGGGCGTCGTGGTGCCCTGCCACCACGAGCGGCAGTGGCCGCTGCTGCGCCGGTCGATCGACTCGGTACTCGCGCAGCGGCCCGCCGCCGCCCGGGTGATCGTGGCCGTCGACCACAACGAACCGCTGCGGACCCGGATCCGGGAGGCGTTTCCGCAGGTCACCACGGTCGCCAACGGGTACCCGGGGCGCGGCGTGTCGGGCAACCGGAACAGCGGAGCCCGGCTGCTGGACACCCCGGTGATCGCGTTGCTGGACGGCGACGCGTCGGCCGAGTCGGGCTGGCTCGCCGCGCTGACCGCGCCGTTCGCCGACCCGTCGGTGTGCGGGGTCGGCGGCGCGATCACCCCGGTCTGGACCGGCCGGCGGCCCCGGTGGGTACCGGAGGAGTTCCTGTGGGCGTGGGGCGGTGCCTACGCCGGCCTGCCGACCACCGCCGGCCCGGTGCGCAACGTCTGGTCGGCCAGCATGGCGGTACGCACCGAGGCGTTCCGCGCGGTCGGCGGGTTCCGGGTCGACTTCGGCAAGGTCGGGGACCTGTCCCGGCCGGAGGACACCGACCTGTGTCTGCGGATGAGCCGCGTCGCCGGCGGGATCTGGTGGTACGCGCCGGATGCGCGGGTGCGGCACCCGGTCGACGCCGACAAGGCGCTGCTGCGCTACTTCCTCGGCCGCTGCTACCAGGAGGGTCGCGGGAAGATCGCGCTGGCCCGGCTGAACCGCGGACCGGCCAGCCTGTCCAGCGAACGCGGGTACCTGCTCGGCACGGTGCCGCGGGCGGTACTGCGCGGTGCGACCGCGCCGCTGCGCGGTGACTCCGCCGCGCTGCTGCCGACGGCGGCGATGCTCGCCGGGGTCGGCGCGGCCGGCTGCGGCGCGCTGGTCGAGCTGACCGGCGGCCGGCGGTCCGGATCGACCCGCCGGTGGCGGCGATGA